One stretch of Solenopsis invicta isolate M01_SB chromosome 16, UNIL_Sinv_3.0, whole genome shotgun sequence DNA includes these proteins:
- the LOC105203062 gene encoding uncharacterized MFS-type transporter C09D4.1 isoform X2: MSGALGDCNMQPMQEIKVYKRRWLILVLFVVYSASNAMQWIQYSIITNITTKYYNVLDYTVDMTSMIYMITYIPLIFPASYLLNNFGLRTTVIVGSLGTALGSWIKVLSVAPDRFWVTFIGQTVVAISQTCILSIPARIAAVWFGDNEVSRACGIGVFGNQLGIAIGFLFPPMLVPNGELCDIENGFKRMFYIVAAFTTFILILILLFFKSAPPLPPSSAQIKQREKSESNKEVKTFFASIKRLLLNRGYLLLLVSYGINVGTFYAISTLLNRLVTKQFPGSEEDAGRIGLTIVCAGMMGSIVCGIVLDKTHKFWWTTVGVYICSLVGMIIFTFTLDNNAGIYVIYITAGLLGFFMTGYLPVGFELAAELTFPEPEGTSTGLLNAVVQMFGIAFTPIYRYLLNIWDDFWANVALCGVLAVGVLLTILIPNDLRRQKAKA; the protein is encoded by the exons ATGAGTGGAGCCCTCGGTGATTGCAACATGCAACCGATGCag GAGATCAAAGTGTATAAGAGACGATGGCTGATCCTCGTACTCTTCGTGGTGTACAGCGCCAGCAACGCTATGCAGTGGATTCAATATAGTATTATCACGAATATTACGACGAAGTATTACAACGTTTTGGATTATACAGTGGACATGACGAGCATGATATACATGATAACGTACATACCGTTGATATTCCCCGCCAGTTATCTGCTTAATAACTTT GGCCTCAGAACTACGGTGATCGTTGGATCTCTCGGGACCGCTCTAGGTTCCTGGATAAAGGTGCTCAGCGTGGCTCCCGATCGCTTCTGGGTTACGTTTATCGGTCAAACTGTGGTGGCGATCAGCCAAACCTGCATTTTGTCCATTCCAGCCAGGATAGCCGCGGTATGGTTCGGGGACAACGAAGTCAGTCGCGCCTGCGGCATTGGTGTCTTCGGTAATCag CTGGGTATAGCTATCGGTTTCTTATTTCCGCCGATGTTAGTGCCGAACGGGGAGTTATGCGATATTGAAAATGGGTTTAAACGTATGTTCTATATCGTGGCGGCTTTcacaacatttatattaatccTCATCTTGCTTT TTTTCAAGTCAGCACCACCTCTACCACCTAGCTCCGCTCAAATTAAACAAAGAGAGAAATCCGAGAGCAACAAGGAGGTGAAGACATTTTTTGCCTCTATCAAAAGGCTGTTGTTAAATCGCGGCTATCTGTTGCTTTTAGTTAGCTATGGTATCAACGTCGGCACGTTTTACGCTATAAGTACTCTCTTGAACAGACTCGTCACCAAACAATTTCCA GGAAGTGAAGAGGACGCTGGTCGAATTGGCTTAACGATAGTTTGCGCCGGAATGATGGGCTCCATTGTGTGTGGCATCGTATTAGACAAAACACACAAATTTTG GTGGACGACGGTAGGAGTATATATTTGTTCTTTGGTTGGTATGATAATCTTCACTTTCACACTGGACAATAATGCGGGGATATACGTTATTTACATCACGGCTGGGCTTCTGGG cttCTTCATGACCGGTTACTTGCCGGTCGGTTTCGAGCTTGCCGCGGAACTCACGTTCCCGGAGCCAGAGGGAACGTCGACGGGTCTGCTGAATGCAGTCGTGCAGATGTTCGGTATCGCTTTTACTCCGATTTATCGCTACCTGCTTAATATTTGGGATGACTTCTGGGCAAACGTCGCGTTGTGTGGCGTCCTTGCAGTTGGCGTTTTGCTCACAATTTTAATTCCCAATGATCTGAGACGTCAGAAAGCGAAGGCTTAA
- the LOC105203062 gene encoding uncharacterized MFS-type transporter C09D4.1 isoform X1, whose protein sequence is MEVEKGSESDLETPFNDSAFPKRFHQEIKVYKRRWLILVLFVVYSASNAMQWIQYSIITNITTKYYNVLDYTVDMTSMIYMITYIPLIFPASYLLNNFGLRTTVIVGSLGTALGSWIKVLSVAPDRFWVTFIGQTVVAISQTCILSIPARIAAVWFGDNEVSRACGIGVFGNQLGIAIGFLFPPMLVPNGELCDIENGFKRMFYIVAAFTTFILILILLFFKSAPPLPPSSAQIKQREKSESNKEVKTFFASIKRLLLNRGYLLLLVSYGINVGTFYAISTLLNRLVTKQFPGSEEDAGRIGLTIVCAGMMGSIVCGIVLDKTHKFWWTTVGVYICSLVGMIIFTFTLDNNAGIYVIYITAGLLGFFMTGYLPVGFELAAELTFPEPEGTSTGLLNAVVQMFGIAFTPIYRYLLNIWDDFWANVALCGVLAVGVLLTILIPNDLRRQKAKA, encoded by the exons ATGGAAGTTGAAAAGGGATCAGAATCCGATTTAGAAACTCCATTCAACGATTCAGCCTTCCCTAAGCGGTTTCATCAG GAGATCAAAGTGTATAAGAGACGATGGCTGATCCTCGTACTCTTCGTGGTGTACAGCGCCAGCAACGCTATGCAGTGGATTCAATATAGTATTATCACGAATATTACGACGAAGTATTACAACGTTTTGGATTATACAGTGGACATGACGAGCATGATATACATGATAACGTACATACCGTTGATATTCCCCGCCAGTTATCTGCTTAATAACTTT GGCCTCAGAACTACGGTGATCGTTGGATCTCTCGGGACCGCTCTAGGTTCCTGGATAAAGGTGCTCAGCGTGGCTCCCGATCGCTTCTGGGTTACGTTTATCGGTCAAACTGTGGTGGCGATCAGCCAAACCTGCATTTTGTCCATTCCAGCCAGGATAGCCGCGGTATGGTTCGGGGACAACGAAGTCAGTCGCGCCTGCGGCATTGGTGTCTTCGGTAATCag CTGGGTATAGCTATCGGTTTCTTATTTCCGCCGATGTTAGTGCCGAACGGGGAGTTATGCGATATTGAAAATGGGTTTAAACGTATGTTCTATATCGTGGCGGCTTTcacaacatttatattaatccTCATCTTGCTTT TTTTCAAGTCAGCACCACCTCTACCACCTAGCTCCGCTCAAATTAAACAAAGAGAGAAATCCGAGAGCAACAAGGAGGTGAAGACATTTTTTGCCTCTATCAAAAGGCTGTTGTTAAATCGCGGCTATCTGTTGCTTTTAGTTAGCTATGGTATCAACGTCGGCACGTTTTACGCTATAAGTACTCTCTTGAACAGACTCGTCACCAAACAATTTCCA GGAAGTGAAGAGGACGCTGGTCGAATTGGCTTAACGATAGTTTGCGCCGGAATGATGGGCTCCATTGTGTGTGGCATCGTATTAGACAAAACACACAAATTTTG GTGGACGACGGTAGGAGTATATATTTGTTCTTTGGTTGGTATGATAATCTTCACTTTCACACTGGACAATAATGCGGGGATATACGTTATTTACATCACGGCTGGGCTTCTGGG cttCTTCATGACCGGTTACTTGCCGGTCGGTTTCGAGCTTGCCGCGGAACTCACGTTCCCGGAGCCAGAGGGAACGTCGACGGGTCTGCTGAATGCAGTCGTGCAGATGTTCGGTATCGCTTTTACTCCGATTTATCGCTACCTGCTTAATATTTGGGATGACTTCTGGGCAAACGTCGCGTTGTGTGGCGTCCTTGCAGTTGGCGTTTTGCTCACAATTTTAATTCCCAATGATCTGAGACGTCAGAAAGCGAAGGCTTAA